The genomic region gcagcagcaccagcccctgcctgctctgGCTCACTGCTGCCCGgggtccctgccctggctgcagtgGGTGTTTGGGGTCCCTACACCCCATTTGGTGGAGGGAGCTTTTTCTTCCTCAACCTTGCTCTCCCTGTGCCTGTCTTGTCCAGGGCAGCTTTCCAGTGTCATCCTGGGGGTTCTGGGGCCCCACATGCCAGCTGGGATGGGTGATGGCTCACCCAGCTCCTGCACCATggctctgtgccctgcccaCCACAGTTCCTCAGATGTGATTATTGCTTCTCTCGGGCTTCCTGACACAATTTGGAGGATCTGCCACCGTGGCCGGGATGACCCAGCTGGAGGACCTGCCCTTCCAAATACCTGTGCAGCAGCTCACAAGTGCGGGTGTGGGGCACCGCGGCACTCCCAGCGCGGCCCTGGAGTTCTCCCAGCCGATCCCTGCTCCGGCGCAGGGTGGGGAGCGGAGCTGGCTCTCCCCTTGCCCCTGGCGCCATGTGTCACGCACCGTCCTGCCCCGCTGATCGGACCGCCCAGCTCCCACCCGCCGTGGGAAGGCTCTGCCCCCGCCGCCCTCCATTAGCGGGTCCCTCCACTGCCTGACCACCGTGCATTATGCACAGCCCATTACAACCTCTCTGAGCCGGCCAGTGCTGCTTGACAGCACAAAAAATATTGGATTGGCAGGAGGAGCAGCGCCCTGCCGCGGCTCTGGGAAGGCGGCTGGGGCTGGCGATGGACGCGGGGGGATGCGGGATGCTCCCGGCCGGGGGGACAAGCGTGGCGGGGCTCCTGTTTCCCATCTGTCCGCTGCTCCCGGGAATGAGGGCTGGGGATTTCTCCCTGCGAGCGCCGGCCCGTGCGGCTGGCGAGGGCTCGGCCGCTCCTTGGGAACAGCCGGCAGCGCTGGGACGAGCCGCGCCAAGCCCGTgcgcgccgggccccgccgggACGCCCCACGGAGCCGCGTCCTCGGCCACCACCCGACGCCCTGAGTCAGCCAccgggggctggaggggctcagccccGTCCCCTCGCTCCCCAGGAGGGTGCTGGGGCCCGAGGCTGCCGCCCCAGCCCGGCTTGGTCGCTGCGACCCTCGCGCTGTGCCGGCGGCTGGAGCGGAGCCAGGGCGTGCGGCTGCCCCGGTCCAGCCCGGCGCAGGAATCGGGGCCGGTGCAGGTGGTAATTAGGTTGTTTGGAAGTGGGTGCTGCTGCGCCCAGGTATGCCGGGCGGCAGCTGCTCCCTTCGCCGCTTATCGCCTCTGAAACTCTGACTCATCCCACTCCTGCGTGGCCTGGAAGGGGCAGGAATCCCGGCGGATGCCTGGGTGATGGGTCAGCGGCGGCAGGGCTGGGCGGGCGctgtctccatccctccctccctgcctgcttccatccctccatccttgCCTGTCTTCATCCCTCCTGGCCGTGCTGGGGGCCTGGATGCGGGGCTGGTGACTCACAGCCCTGCGGCCTCTGCCTGCACCCTGCTGAGCTCAGGCATTAATCCGTGAGCCATCCTCCCTCCCCCTGCGTCCCCAAATTAAAGGCAAGgaaagcccagccctgctcccagcaaccTTGGCTGGTTTGTCCTGAGTGTTGGGATGTGCCGGGTTGCCCTGTCCCGGCCCCGCGTGGGGAGTGCCCAGCCCCGGACCGCGCCGTGAGCGCCTGTGGTGCTGAGCACCCGCAGGAGAGCCGAGCTGGTGGCTTTGCCTGCTTATTTTTAGGTGCTTTGGGAACATCCCAGAGAGCTTCTAAAAGAGTTCATTTTATTCTTGGAGCTCTAGCCATGTGGAGCTTGGAGCTCCTGGCATGTCCCCAGCTCTTTGCAGGTCCTGTCTCTGGAAAGGGTCTTTAAAAAGCTCGTGGGCAGCTGGGGGACCCTGGAATGGGGGATCTGACTGAGAGGCCCCCCTGCGCTGGGCAGAGCCTGCCCAAACCTTGGCTGTGGTGGTGGTGAGACACGGCCTTGTGAGACGCAGCCGTGGTTCATGTCTGAACACGAGCAGCAAAGTGCTGAGCTGTGGGTTCGTCATCCCGGTGCTGCCTTTCATCTCCCGTGGGGGAGGAGGGCAGATAGGGATCGGCTCCATCTCCTCgtgggctgtgcaggggccAGCTGCTGTGTTGTtcggggcaggagaggggcaggagggtgcTGTGGTGACCTGGGCTCTCCCAGAGGTGTAACCTctccccttcctgccctgcagaaCAGCCATGGAGGTGATGAACATGATGGAGCAGCCAATCAAGGTGACGGAGTGGCAACAGACCTACACCTACGACTCTGGAATCCACTCCGGCGTCAACACCCAGGTGCCCTCCGTCAGCAGCAAGTGCCTCGGGGACGATGATGAGGTGTATGGGAAGCAGTACACCATCAAGAAGACGACCACCACAAGTTACTGCCAGGGAGGGAGCCAGGGCCAGAGCCAAGCGCAAGGTAAGGGGCTGCGGGGCCAAGCACATCTGTGGGCTcagctgctcagctcctgctttcctcccctgtagctgtgctgcttctgggCACTCCTCCATGCTGCCTTCCACACCCCAGGAGTTGTTGCTGCCTAAAATATGCTCCCTCCCATCCTCCTCCCCAGCGCCAAGAGGCTCTCGTGTGGGGGCGGCGTGGCCAGCCCGCACTGGTGCTGAGCTGCACACACATCCGAGCGAGCCGGCAGGTTGGCTTGAGATGGGAACAGCTGATCCCAGCCCACGGATCTGccacctgctctgctgcctgtctGCCTGCTGGGAAACCTGTCCCGGCgtggctgccagagctgccagcATGTGCCGGAACACCACGGCACTGGCCCGGCTTCCCCCACTGAGGCGAGAGTGACGCGGAGCTGCGGCCCCGCAGCGAAGGAGAtgcttcccccagctttatcCCCTCAAAGTGGGATGGTCTGCTCCGCTCACCTCTGTGGTTTCCTGTCAGCGTTAGGCCCTGAAAGGTTTATTTTCCAGCTCCCCCAGGAGTCAGAGCCCCCCTGAGCCCCACACGGTCCATGTGCTGTAGAGGTGGGGACCGCGGGTGGTGCCGCAGCATCTCGCTTATCTCAGCATCCTTGACAGGGAAGGCCTCGGTGTCCTTTTTCCCAGTGCCAGCTGGTCCCAAGTTGCAAATAtccttaattttttaattaatgggCCTTGTGTGACAACTGCTTCATCATGCTGCCTAATTGACTGTTGTCttatctctgtgctgctgtatcTGTGTATGCTTTGAAGCTCCGGCTCCATGTAGAGCGTGCCGGGACTGCTGACGTGGCCTGTGTCGCTGCACTAAGCTCTTGCTCATCTAGTTGGGAttgggaagcagggctgggagtgctCCTTGGAGAGAGGCTGAGCCTTATACTGCCTCCCTGTCCACTCCTGCAGCGGACATGGAGGCTCAGCTGGCCATGACTCGTGCCCAGCGTGTCCGGGCTGCCATGTACCCCGAGACGGTGGAGGACCGCTCGCTCCTCATCACCACCCAGCTGGAGGGGCAGCAGACCAACGTGCAGCGCCTGGCAGAGCCCTCCCAGATGCTGAAGTCGGCCATCGTGCACCTCATCAACTACCAGGACGATGCCGAGCTGGCCACACGCGCCATCCCAGAGCTCACCAAGCTGCTCAACGACGAGGACCCGGTAAGGAACTGGGGTTTCCTGCATGTGTCTGTCTCTGTGCattcagctgctgtgctggcgGGTTGCActtccctgacacagctgggCTCTCATCCCCGTAGGGCTCTGAGGCCGTGTCTGGCTCCTTCCTCTTGGCAAAACTCTGGTTGCCTCCTCCCTGTACCAGGACTGAGCCCACCTTTGCTCACCCGTATCCCCTCACAGCCTGGCCTTGCTGTGGGACCCCCCTCTCACGGCCGGCTCCTCTCGCCCCAGGTGGTTGTCAGCAAGGCAGCCATGATTGTGAACCAGCTGTCCAAGAAGGAGGCGTCGCGCCGCGCGCTGATGCAGTCGCCGCAGATCGTGGCGGCCGTGGTGCGCACCATGCAGAGCACCAGCGACCTGGACACGGCCCGCTGCACCACCAGCATCCTGCACAACCTCTCGCACCACCGCGAGGGCCTGCTCTCCATCTTCAAGTCTGGTGGCATCCCAGCCCTCGTCAGGATGCTGAGGTACGTGGTGGGGGCGGGGGCTCCAGGGGGGATGGCGGAGCCAGGTGgtccctcctgggctgggggcaggggaggagagggctCATGCTGCCCCTCAGTGTGGATCTTCCTGCTCACCGAAACAAGGGAGTGGGAGGCTGGGAGCCTGTGAAAGACCCTGGGCTTTGCTGCATTTGGAGCCTGGAGGGGAGCGgtccctgcactgccctggccaTGGAGATggggctcaggctctgctctgccctgaggAGGGAGTGTCCCTTCCCTGGGACCAAACAGCATGGTGGGCTTTCACTGGGTCCTGCTGAAGGGTgctggtgggagctgggcttgGGGCAGCCCTGTGGGCTCCCCTTCATCCCAGTGAGCCCGGTGGAGCTCCCACACTGATGTGGTCCTGCCACCTGCCCTCAGCTCACCTGTGGAGTCGGTCCTTTTCTACGCCATCACCACCCTGCACAACCTGCTGCTGTACCAGGAGGGGGCTAAGATGGCCGTGCGCTTGGCCGACGGGCTGCAGAAGATGGTTCCCCTGCTGAACAAGAACAACCCCAAGTTCCTGGCCATCACCACTGACTGCCTCCAGCTTCTGGCCTACGGGAACCAGGAGAGCAAGGTGGGATGGGGACCCAGCCTGCCTGTGGTGTGGGGTCCTGCCAGAGGGAGGGCGGGGGGGCTGTTGCCCAACCTTGCACCTCGGAGATGGAAGCCTGGGAGGGAGCGGTGGAGACCCCACCACGTGGTGTGCCCCTGGCAAGGTGACCAGAGCACTCCTGCGTGCCAAGGGGTACCTGGTTTATGTCCTGGCATGAGCTGGGGAATCCTGAGGGGAGGTCCCAGGACCCCAAAGCTGCGGCATGCCCCAAGCCTCCATTCttgatgcctcatccctggaagtgttcaaggccaggttggacaaggcttggagcaactttgtttagtggaaggtgtccctgcccatggcagaggctGGAACTGGATGgcctttaatgtcccttccaacccaaaccatgctgtgaTTCCATCTTGCAGCTGATTATTTTGGCCAATGGAGGACCCCAGGCCCTGGTGCAGATCATGCGCAGCTACAACTATGAGAAGCTGCTCTGGACCACAAGCCGGGTGCTCAAGGTGCTGTCGGTGTGTCCCAGCAACAAGCCTGCCATTGTCGAGGCTGGTAAGAGGGACTgggggctgtggcagagctgtcagaggaggaggatggtggTGTCAGGGTGATGCTGCTGTGGACGTGTGGGATGGGCAGTGTTTGGCACAGCCAGGTGAAGCCACCTGTGCTGGCCTGGATTCCTGCTCTGAGGGCTGCTGAGGTGTGTTCCTGGCACTGTGTGTGGGCAGAATCTATCCCAGCTGTCCAGGATCTCTTTCCACACCCTATTTGGCCTCTGCTGAGCCGTGAGGCTGCCCTCTGTGTGGGAGCATTGGCCAGTGGTGTCCAGTCCACGCAGACTTGCTGCCTCTCAGTCTCCCTCCTTGTTGGGACAGCTGAGGGTACTCACAGGTGGGCTGTCCCCTTCCCTGCAGGTGGCATGCAGGCGTTGGGCAAGCACCTgaccagctccagccccaggctggtCCAGAACTGCCTCTGGACCCTGCGGAACCTCTCTGATGTGGCAACCAAACAGGTGAGTCTGCGGGACCCCGGGTCGTGTTTTGGTGCAGCATTTTGGAGGCGTGTCCGTGCTCGGTGTTGGGCTGCTCATGCCAGGCTGGGTCCAAAGCCACATGAGCTGCAGCAGTGTCTGTGCCTGGCAGGGTGAGGGGATGCCCCACTGTGCCCAAGTTCCCCTGCAGCATCACAGGGGCTGATTATTGCCCACGGCCCTGCCCGTGCCAGCCGGCTGCCCGTGCTCCTGTGAGTCCCCGGCGTGGGGCCGAGGCCACCGCGGTCACTCAGTGGGTGTTGCTGGGCTTTGCTCtggccctgcagccctggcagcctgccctgggctggccGCCTGCCCGGCTCCCACGGGAGCTGCCAGTGGAGCCTCTGCCGAGGTGGTTGTGCCCCGCAGCTGGTTCAGGGGtgaccccagccctgctctgg from Pseudopipra pipra isolate bDixPip1 chromosome 26, bDixPip1.hap1, whole genome shotgun sequence harbors:
- the JUP gene encoding junction plakoglobin is translated as MEVMNMMEQPIKVTEWQQTYTYDSGIHSGVNTQVPSVSSKCLGDDDEVYGKQYTIKKTTTTSYCQGGSQGQSQAQADMEAQLAMTRAQRVRAAMYPETVEDRSLLITTQLEGQQTNVQRLAEPSQMLKSAIVHLINYQDDAELATRAIPELTKLLNDEDPVVVSKAAMIVNQLSKKEASRRALMQSPQIVAAVVRTMQSTSDLDTARCTTSILHNLSHHREGLLSIFKSGGIPALVRMLSSPVESVLFYAITTLHNLLLYQEGAKMAVRLADGLQKMVPLLNKNNPKFLAITTDCLQLLAYGNQESKLIILANGGPQALVQIMRSYNYEKLLWTTSRVLKVLSVCPSNKPAIVEAGGMQALGKHLTSSSPRLVQNCLWTLRNLSDVATKQEGLDGVLKILVNQLSSDDVNVLTCATGTLSNLTCNNSKNKTLVTQSNGVEALIHTILRAGDKEDITEPAVCALRHLTSRHPEAEMAQNSVRLNYGIPAIVKLLNQPNQWPLVKATIGLIRNLALCPANHAPLQEAAVIPRLVQLLVKAHQDAQRHVAAGTQQPYTDGVKMEEIVEGCTGALHILARDPMNRMEIFRLNTIPLFVQLLYSPVENIQRVAAGVLCELAQDKEAADAIDAEGASAPLMELLHSRNEGTATYAAAVLFRISEDKNPDYRKRVSVELTNSLFKHDPAAWEAAQSMIPINEPYSDELDPGYRPMYSGDIPLDPIDMHMDMDGDYPMDAYSDGVRAPFADHMLA